Below is a window of Cellulosilyticum sp. I15G10I2 DNA.
TAGCTTTATAATATCAATATGTATCCCTTTTTCAGCTGCCATATCCATCATATTCAACGCTAGAACTACAGGTTTGCCAAGTTCTAAAAGCTGCAGGGTAAGATATAAATTTCTTTCTAAATTAGAAGCATCTACTAGATTTAAAATAACATCAGGATTTTCTGCAACAATATAATCACGTGCAATACTTTCATCAAGAGAAAAAGCTGATAGACTATAAGTTCCAGGTAAGTCTACAAGGTTAATTTCAGTATTTTTATAGGTGAATAATGACTCTTTTTTTTCAACAGTTACGCCCGCCCAGTTCCCGACCGTATATCTTGAACCAGTGAGTTCATTAAATAACGTAGTTTTTCCTATATTAGGGTTTCCGGCTAAAGCGATTGTAATACGCCTGTTCATACGAACCTCCAAGTTTTTATGCAATCAAGATATATTTAGCATCTTCTTTACGAACGCACAAACTATATCCTTTGAATGAAATTTGAATAGGATTTCCAAGAGGTGCTAGTTTTTCAATATAAACAGAAGTGCCTTTTACAAGTCCCATATCCATAAAACGTTGTTTCATAGGAAATGGTGCCGTAATATTAGCAATGATGCCAGTTGAACCAATTGGTAGGTCACACAATGTTTTTGACATATTTAAGTCCCCCGAAATACTTTATAAATTCACTATTAGTATAGCTTAAATGAGAATAATTGTCAATAAAGACTAGGGAGCAATTTTAAAATAAACTTACTTTGGATAAAGTAGGGGATAGGATT
It encodes the following:
- a CDS encoding FeoA family protein → MSKTLCDLPIGSTGIIANITAPFPMKQRFMDMGLVKGTSVYIEKLAPLGNPIQISFKGYSLCVRKEDAKYILIA